Proteins encoded by one window of Sediminicoccus rosea:
- a CDS encoding isochorismatase family protein: MERPWDHFLTEQDRAVLAKGRFGRRMGFGRRPAVLVIDAQRYMVGAEGQDHLFPSSCGAIGRAALAAAATIVRAAQAAGVPCVFTRFALDPSGADIGVYGRKRDLLESPNWCLEGTHGAELAEGMAPGPNDLVLVKKKPSAFHGTPVLGHLLDRGVDSVIVLGGATSNCVQATVFDASSFNLRVCVPQEAVFDRIPISHAIALFDMDRQFADVVPMAEVLDFLGGLRDGGAR; the protein is encoded by the coding sequence ATGGAGAGACCCTGGGATCACTTCCTCACCGAGCAGGACCGCGCCGTGCTGGCCAAGGGGCGCTTCGGCCGCCGCATGGGATTCGGCCGCCGCCCCGCCGTGCTGGTCATCGATGCCCAGCGCTACATGGTCGGCGCGGAGGGGCAGGATCATCTCTTTCCGTCGAGCTGCGGCGCCATCGGCCGCGCGGCGCTGGCCGCTGCCGCCACCATCGTGCGCGCCGCCCAGGCGGCGGGCGTGCCCTGCGTCTTCACCCGCTTCGCGCTCGACCCCTCGGGCGCGGATATCGGCGTCTATGGCCGCAAGCGCGACCTGCTGGAGAGCCCCAACTGGTGCCTCGAGGGCACGCATGGCGCGGAACTGGCCGAGGGCATGGCGCCCGGACCGAACGACCTGGTGCTCGTCAAGAAGAAGCCCAGCGCCTTCCACGGCACGCCCGTGCTCGGCCACCTGCTGGATCGCGGCGTGGACAGCGTGATCGTGCTGGGCGGCGCCACCAGCAACTGCGTGCAGGCGACGGTCTTCGACGCCTCCTCCTTCAACCTGCGCGTCTGCGTGCCGCAGGAGGCGGTGTTCGACCGCATCCCCATCAGCCACGCCATCGCCCTCTTCGACATGGACCGCCAATTCGCCGATGTGGTGCCGATGGCCGAGGTGCTGGACTTCCTGGGCGGATTGCGCGACGGCGGCGCGCGATAG
- a CDS encoding DNA-3-methyladenine glycosylase family protein, with the protein MSEEMKSGWAKAERKLARDPILKPLVKRIGPCTLVPLQREPYEALVRAIAHQQVHGRAAEAMLNRFRALHEGEEFPNADFVLALPPEALRGCGFSGSKVLAIQDIAAKAREGLVPTLEEAGSLSDAELIERLVAIRGVGRWTVEMLLIFTLGRPDILPVDDFGVREGWKLLNGLEAQPKPKELAAIGEAWAPWRSIAAWYLWRAADEGKKVKVSAV; encoded by the coding sequence ATGTCCGAAGAGATGAAATCCGGCTGGGCCAAGGCCGAACGCAAGCTGGCACGGGACCCCATCCTGAAGCCGCTGGTGAAGCGCATCGGCCCCTGCACCCTCGTGCCGCTTCAGCGCGAGCCCTATGAGGCGCTGGTCCGCGCCATCGCGCACCAGCAGGTGCATGGCCGCGCGGCGGAGGCGATGCTGAACCGCTTCCGCGCGCTGCATGAGGGCGAGGAATTCCCCAACGCCGATTTCGTGCTCGCCCTGCCGCCGGAGGCGCTGCGCGGCTGCGGCTTCTCCGGCTCCAAGGTGCTCGCCATCCAGGACATCGCGGCCAAGGCGCGTGAGGGGCTCGTCCCCACGCTGGAGGAGGCGGGCAGTCTCAGCGACGCCGAGTTGATCGAGCGGCTGGTCGCCATCCGCGGCGTCGGTCGCTGGACGGTGGAGATGCTGCTGATCTTCACCCTCGGGCGCCCCGACATCCTGCCGGTGGATGATTTCGGTGTGCGCGAGGGGTGGAAGCTGCTGAACGGGCTGGAGGCGCAGCCCAAGCCGAAGGAACTCGCCGCGATCGGTGAGGCCTGGGCGCCCTGGCGCAGCATCGCCGCCTGGTATCTCTGGCGCGCGGCGGATGAGGGCAAGAAGGTGAAGGTCAGCGCCGTGTGA
- a CDS encoding acyl-CoA synthetase, giving the protein MAASDYDALPRVAANHQPLTPLLFLERTAEVFPGHVAVIHGALRRSYAELRMRCVKLAHALHKRGLGRGDTVAALLPNTPAMLECHYGVPMAGCVLNTINTRLDAATIAYILDHGEAKILIVDREFIPVLRAALVQCANKPTIIEVNDSEAPSEDTIGGQDYEALLSEGSEEFAWPLPRDEWDAIALNYTSGTTGKPKGVVYHHRGAQLLAIGNVLSAGMGRHPVYLWTLPMFHCNGWCFPWTITAMAGTHVCLRAVRGPIMWSLIAEHGVTHMCGAPIVMGTLLATPEAEKRALPGSVTFVVAGAPPPEAVLAAMRAAGFAVLHVYGLTEVYGPAVTNEWHAEWDNAPAAEQAKLMARQGVRYVPLEGLDVMDPATMQPVAADGVAMGEVMFRGNVVMKGYLKDKAATDAAFAGGWFHSGDLAVKYPDGYIQLRDRSKDIIISGGENISSIEVEDALYKHPAVALAAVVAQPDEKWGEVPCAFVELRAGMSATEAEIIAHCRTILAGFKAPKRILFQELPKTSTGKIQKHVLRSGIRA; this is encoded by the coding sequence ATGGCCGCTTCCGACTACGATGCGCTTCCCCGCGTCGCCGCCAACCACCAGCCGCTGACGCCGCTGCTGTTCCTGGAACGCACGGCCGAGGTGTTTCCCGGCCATGTCGCGGTGATCCATGGCGCGCTGCGCCGCTCCTATGCCGAGCTGCGGATGCGCTGCGTGAAGCTGGCGCATGCGCTGCACAAGCGCGGCCTCGGGCGCGGCGATACGGTGGCGGCGCTGCTGCCCAACACGCCCGCGATGCTGGAATGCCATTACGGCGTGCCCATGGCCGGCTGTGTGCTGAACACCATCAACACGCGCCTCGATGCCGCGACGATCGCCTATATCCTCGACCACGGCGAGGCGAAGATCCTCATCGTGGATCGCGAATTCATCCCCGTGCTGCGCGCGGCGCTGGTGCAGTGCGCGAACAAGCCCACCATCATCGAGGTGAATGACAGTGAAGCCCCCTCCGAGGACACGATCGGCGGGCAGGACTATGAGGCGCTGCTCAGCGAAGGCAGCGAGGAATTCGCCTGGCCGCTGCCGCGCGACGAATGGGATGCCATCGCGCTGAACTACACCTCCGGCACCACGGGCAAGCCGAAGGGCGTGGTCTACCACCACCGCGGCGCGCAGCTTCTCGCCATCGGCAATGTGCTCTCGGCGGGGATGGGGCGGCATCCGGTCTATCTCTGGACGCTGCCCATGTTCCACTGCAACGGCTGGTGCTTCCCCTGGACGATCACGGCGATGGCGGGCACGCATGTCTGCCTGCGCGCGGTGCGCGGTCCCATCATGTGGTCGCTCATCGCGGAGCATGGCGTGACCCATATGTGCGGCGCGCCCATCGTGATGGGCACGCTGCTGGCAACACCCGAGGCCGAGAAGCGCGCTTTGCCCGGCTCCGTCACCTTCGTCGTCGCCGGTGCGCCACCGCCCGAAGCCGTGCTGGCCGCGATGCGCGCGGCGGGATTCGCGGTGCTGCATGTCTATGGCCTGACAGAGGTCTATGGCCCCGCCGTCACCAATGAATGGCATGCGGAGTGGGACAATGCGCCGGCGGCGGAGCAGGCGAAGCTCATGGCGCGGCAGGGCGTGCGCTATGTGCCGCTGGAAGGGCTCGACGTGATGGACCCGGCCACCATGCAGCCCGTCGCCGCCGATGGCGTCGCGATGGGCGAGGTCATGTTCCGCGGCAATGTCGTGATGAAGGGCTATCTGAAGGACAAGGCGGCGACCGACGCCGCCTTCGCCGGCGGCTGGTTCCACTCGGGCGACCTCGCGGTGAAATACCCGGATGGCTACATCCAGCTGCGCGACCGCTCGAAGGACATCATCATCTCGGGCGGCGAGAACATCTCCTCCATCGAGGTGGAGGACGCCTTGTACAAGCATCCGGCGGTCGCTTTGGCAGCCGTGGTCGCGCAGCCGGACGAGAAATGGGGCGAGGTGCCCTGCGCCTTCGTCGAGTTGCGGGCGGGGATGAGCGCGACCGAGGCCGAGATCATCGCGCATTGCCGCACCATCCTGGCCGGGTTCAAGGCGCCCAAGCGCATCCTCTTCCAGGAGCTGCCCAAGACCAGCACGGGCAAGATCCAGAAGCATGTGCTGCGCAGCGGGATTCGGGCCTGA
- a CDS encoding L-lactate permease, producing the protein MTLLLQAAPLLALLLLLATGRMGPLAACGVALALAVPAIAVSLPEGANLLGFLGDATLRAAFLALQPMAVVAGGLLFHAAVQQSADGAARQANAARIFAVTLPMGCFLESVTGFAVGAVFALAALRAMGIGGAVAVALSLQALVMVPWGGLGPGTALGAVLAGVPAQDAVALTAWPNAAWIFALTPVMWWLQARAGVTVSGREKAMQALMLAVLGVLLVALHPILPFEVIGVVASGLVTIWALWRADPPRDLKAAFGMSWPYLLLTIALLGARLVPDPPALRPFAELPAFPMTHVAVVLWLVSAGLLLARGDAWARAGAALKRAQKPALAMLLYVTLGRWLAGSGVALALATALTAGKGDLAAYAMVPLGFASGFITGSNVGANAALMPVQAALGQVLGLPVLLAPALHNFAGAAGAGMSIAGTAMLCALLADGTRPVQVWRLMLPSIALVLLCGTLALILMR; encoded by the coding sequence GTGACGCTGCTTCTCCAGGCCGCGCCGCTCCTGGCGCTGCTGCTCCTGCTCGCCACCGGGCGCATGGGCCCGCTCGCCGCCTGCGGCGTGGCGCTGGCTCTCGCCGTGCCCGCCATCGCGGTGAGCCTGCCCGAGGGCGCGAACCTCTTGGGTTTCCTCGGCGATGCCACGCTGCGCGCTGCCTTCCTCGCGCTGCAGCCCATGGCGGTGGTGGCGGGCGGGCTGCTCTTCCACGCGGCGGTCCAGCAATCGGCCGATGGCGCGGCGCGGCAGGCCAATGCGGCGCGCATCTTCGCCGTCACCCTGCCCATGGGCTGCTTCCTGGAATCGGTCACGGGCTTCGCCGTCGGCGCCGTCTTCGCGCTGGCCGCGCTGCGCGCCATGGGCATTGGCGGGGCGGTCGCCGTGGCACTCTCGCTCCAGGCGCTGGTGATGGTGCCCTGGGGCGGGCTCGGCCCCGGCACCGCGCTGGGCGCCGTGCTGGCGGGCGTGCCCGCCCAGGATGCCGTGGCGCTGACCGCCTGGCCCAATGCCGCCTGGATCTTCGCGCTCACGCCCGTGATGTGGTGGCTGCAGGCCCGCGCCGGCGTCACGGTGAGCGGGCGCGAGAAGGCGATGCAGGCGCTGATGCTGGCCGTGCTGGGCGTGCTGCTGGTGGCGCTGCACCCCATCCTGCCCTTCGAGGTGATCGGCGTCGTCGCCTCGGGCCTCGTCACCATCTGGGCGCTCTGGCGGGCCGATCCGCCGCGCGACCTGAAGGCGGCCTTCGGGATGAGCTGGCCCTATCTGCTGCTGACGATCGCGCTTCTCGGCGCGCGCCTGGTGCCGGACCCGCCGGCCCTGCGCCCCTTCGCGGAACTCCCCGCCTTCCCGATGACGCATGTGGCCGTCGTGCTCTGGCTGGTCTCGGCCGGGCTGCTGCTGGCGCGGGGCGATGCCTGGGCGCGGGCCGGGGCGGCGCTGAAGCGGGCGCAGAAGCCGGCGCTGGCCATGCTGCTCTATGTCACGCTCGGCCGCTGGCTGGCGGGCAGCGGCGTCGCACTCGCGCTGGCGACGGCGCTGACCGCGGGGAAGGGGGATCTCGCCGCCTATGCCATGGTGCCGCTCGGCTTCGCCTCGGGCTTCATCACCGGCAGCAATGTCGGCGCCAATGCCGCGCTGATGCCGGTGCAGGCCGCGCTTGGCCAGGTGCTGGGGCTGCCCGTGCTGCTGGCGCCTGCCCTGCACAATTTCGCGGGCGCAGCCGGCGCGGGCATGAGCATCGCCGGCACCGCCATGCTCTGCGCCCTGCTCGCCGATGGCACGCGGCCGGTTCAAGTCTGGCGGCTGATGCTGCCATCCATCGCGCTGGTGCTGCTCTGCGGCACGCTGGCGCTGATTCTCATGAGGTAG
- a CDS encoding enoyl-CoA hydratase produces the protein MIVTERHNNGVALITLDRPAARNALSFALLEALREALHAAEDARCVVLAANGPAFSAGHDLRELTAARAEADGGRAFYARTMALCSQVMQRVVNHPVPVIAAVEGIATAAGCQLVASCDLAVATPQSRFCTPGVDIALFCSTPAVAVARAIPRKAAMEMLLTGRWVHAEEARALGLINRIAEDARAEALTLAGSIAARSAVTVRMGKRGFNAQCGLPLAEAYDAASAVMVENMMAADAEEGIGAFLGKRAPVWQDR, from the coding sequence ATGATCGTCACCGAACGCCACAACAACGGCGTGGCGTTGATCACGCTGGACCGGCCGGCGGCGCGCAACGCGCTGAGCTTCGCGCTGCTGGAAGCGCTGCGCGAGGCGCTGCACGCCGCCGAGGATGCGCGCTGCGTGGTGCTGGCGGCGAACGGGCCCGCTTTCTCCGCCGGGCATGACCTGCGCGAACTCACGGCCGCGCGCGCCGAGGCCGATGGCGGGCGCGCCTTCTACGCCCGCACCATGGCGCTGTGCAGCCAGGTGATGCAGCGGGTGGTGAACCACCCCGTCCCCGTGATTGCCGCCGTCGAGGGCATCGCCACCGCGGCGGGCTGCCAGCTCGTGGCGAGCTGCGACCTCGCCGTCGCCACGCCCCAGAGCCGCTTCTGCACGCCGGGCGTGGACATTGCGCTCTTCTGCTCCACGCCCGCCGTGGCCGTGGCCCGTGCCATCCCGCGCAAGGCGGCGATGGAGATGCTGCTGACCGGCCGCTGGGTGCATGCCGAAGAGGCGCGCGCGCTGGGTCTCATCAACCGCATCGCCGAGGATGCGCGGGCCGAGGCACTCACGCTCGCTGGTAGCATCGCCGCGCGCTCGGCCGTGACGGTGCGGATGGGCAAGCGCGGCTTCAACGCCCAATGCGGATTGCCGTTGGCAGAAGCCTATGACGCGGCGAGCGCGGTGATGGTCGAGAACATGATGGCGGCCGACGCGGAGGAGGGCATCGGGGCCTTCCTCGGCAAGCGCGCGCCGGTTTGGCAGGACAGGTAA
- a CDS encoding DUF1244 domain-containing protein, with product MPIPQPEAELKLDADAATRDRIEAAAFRKLVAHLRERSDVQNIDMMNLTGFCRNCVSRWYQEAAADAGTVLETPAAREIIYGMDYKAWQAANQKEATAEQKAAFGAAMAKHG from the coding sequence ATGCCGATCCCGCAGCCCGAAGCCGAACTCAAGCTCGATGCCGACGCCGCCACGCGCGACCGGATCGAGGCCGCCGCCTTCCGCAAGCTGGTCGCCCATCTGCGCGAGCGGTCGGACGTGCAGAACATCGACATGATGAACCTCACCGGCTTTTGCCGGAACTGCGTGAGCCGCTGGTACCAGGAGGCCGCGGCCGATGCGGGCACGGTGCTGGAGACCCCGGCGGCACGCGAGATCATCTACGGCATGGACTACAAGGCCTGGCAGGCAGCGAACCAGAAGGAAGCGACGGCCGAGCAGAAGGCGGCCTTCGGGGCGGCCATGGCCAAGCACGGGTAG
- a CDS encoding propionyl-CoA synthetase — protein sequence MTAYDAAVAQWRNDPEGYWLKAAAGLAWSRPPSRALDASQGLFGRWFADGVLNTCHNALDRHVEAGRGAQTAILYDSPITGAQLKISYAEMRDRTARLAGALAARGVTKGDRVIIYMPMVPEAAIAMLACARLGAIHSVVFGGFAAAELAARITDATPKAVITASCGLEPGRVIAYKPLLDAAIGMSAHKPDFCLVLQRPQAEAAMTAGRDFDYAAEEAAGAPHACVDVAATDPLYILYTSGTTGKPKGIVRDNGGHAVALHHSMSMIYGMTAGDVYWAASDVGWVVGHSYIVYAPLLAGCTSILFEGKPVGTPDAGTFWRVCAEHGVKLLFTAPTAIRAIRKEDPEAALMRKHDLSKLEALYLAGERCDPPTALWAAEQLGIPVVDHWWQTETGWPITAGFRGFGLFEPRPGSGGKPTPGFDVRALDSEGNEVPRGENGALVVKLPLPPGCAPTLWNAEQRYREAYLSTFPGFYDSSDAGMVDAEGFVWVMGRTDDIINVAGHRLSTGAMEEVLAAHPDVAECAVVGIADALKGQAPLGLVVLKAGAARDADEVAKELVKLVRDRIGPVAAFKEARVVQRLPKTRSGKILRATIRKIADGETYAVPPTIDDPLILDEIAGVLGR from the coding sequence ATGACGGCCTACGATGCCGCTGTGGCGCAATGGCGCAATGACCCCGAGGGATATTGGCTGAAAGCCGCCGCGGGCCTGGCCTGGAGTCGGCCGCCGAGCCGTGCGCTGGACGCATCCCAGGGCCTCTTCGGCCGCTGGTTCGCCGATGGGGTGCTGAACACCTGCCACAACGCGCTGGACCGCCATGTGGAGGCCGGGCGCGGCGCGCAGACCGCCATCCTCTACGACAGCCCGATCACCGGGGCGCAGCTGAAGATCTCCTACGCCGAGATGCGTGACCGCACGGCGCGGCTGGCCGGCGCGCTGGCGGCACGCGGCGTCACCAAGGGCGACCGCGTGATCATCTACATGCCGATGGTGCCGGAAGCGGCCATCGCGATGCTGGCCTGTGCCCGTCTGGGCGCGATCCATTCGGTGGTGTTCGGCGGCTTCGCGGCGGCGGAGCTGGCGGCGCGCATCACGGACGCCACGCCCAAGGCCGTCATCACCGCAAGCTGCGGGCTCGAGCCGGGGCGCGTCATCGCCTACAAGCCGCTGCTGGATGCCGCCATCGGCATGTCAGCGCACAAGCCCGATTTCTGCCTCGTGCTGCAACGTCCGCAGGCAGAAGCCGCAATGACCGCCGGGCGCGATTTCGACTATGCGGCGGAGGAAGCCGCGGGCGCGCCACACGCTTGCGTGGATGTGGCGGCGACCGATCCGCTCTACATCCTCTACACCAGCGGCACGACGGGAAAGCCCAAGGGCATCGTGCGCGACAATGGCGGGCATGCGGTCGCACTCCACCACTCCATGTCCATGATCTACGGCATGACGGCGGGGGACGTGTATTGGGCGGCCAGCGATGTCGGCTGGGTCGTCGGCCATTCCTACATCGTCTACGCGCCGCTCCTGGCGGGCTGCACCTCGATCCTGTTCGAGGGCAAGCCGGTGGGCACGCCCGATGCGGGCACCTTCTGGCGTGTCTGTGCGGAACATGGCGTGAAGCTGCTCTTCACCGCACCCACCGCCATCCGCGCCATCCGCAAGGAGGATCCCGAGGCCGCGCTGATGCGGAAGCATGACCTCTCCAAGCTGGAGGCGCTCTATCTGGCGGGCGAGCGCTGCGATCCGCCGACCGCGCTTTGGGCGGCGGAGCAACTCGGCATCCCCGTGGTGGATCATTGGTGGCAGACCGAAACGGGCTGGCCGATCACGGCGGGCTTCCGCGGCTTCGGCCTGTTCGAGCCGCGCCCGGGTTCCGGCGGCAAGCCCACGCCGGGCTTCGACGTGCGCGCGCTGGATTCCGAAGGGAATGAGGTGCCGCGCGGCGAGAACGGCGCGCTGGTGGTGAAGCTGCCGCTGCCACCTGGCTGCGCGCCCACGCTGTGGAATGCGGAGCAGCGCTACCGCGAGGCCTATCTCTCCACCTTCCCCGGCTTCTACGACAGTTCCGACGCCGGGATGGTGGATGCGGAAGGCTTCGTCTGGGTGATGGGCCGCACGGATGACATCATCAATGTCGCCGGTCATCGTCTTTCCACGGGTGCGATGGAGGAGGTGCTGGCCGCGCACCCCGATGTGGCGGAATGCGCCGTGGTGGGCATCGCCGATGCGCTGAAGGGCCAGGCACCGCTCGGCCTCGTCGTGCTCAAGGCGGGTGCCGCGCGCGATGCGGATGAGGTGGCGAAGGAGCTGGTGAAGCTGGTGCGGGACCGCATCGGCCCCGTCGCCGCGTTCAAGGAGGCCCGCGTGGTGCAGCGCCTGCCCAAGACTCGCTCGGGCAAGATCCTGCGCGCCACCATTCGCAAGATCGCCGATGGCGAGACCTACGCCGTGCCGCCCACGATTGATGATCCGCTCATTCTCGACGAGATCGCGGGAGTGCTCGGCCGATGA
- a CDS encoding ABA4-like family protein, with translation MTPETLFTLANTLALAGWVALLLFPRQSAVNWALCGVALPVAFALAYVAVLAFAMPGAEGGFSSLAGVAALFASPWVLLAGWLHYLAFDLFLGAWMARRATAEALPRWILWLALPPTFLLGPLGLLVFLALRRGAR, from the coding sequence ATGACGCCCGAGACGCTCTTCACCCTCGCCAATACGCTCGCCCTGGCCGGCTGGGTCGCGCTGCTGCTGTTTCCACGCCAGAGCGCGGTGAACTGGGCGCTCTGCGGCGTCGCGCTGCCGGTGGCCTTCGCGCTCGCCTATGTCGCCGTGCTGGCCTTCGCCATGCCGGGCGCCGAGGGTGGCTTCTCCAGCCTCGCGGGCGTGGCGGCGCTCTTCGCCTCACCCTGGGTGCTGCTGGCCGGGTGGCTGCATTACCTGGCCTTCGATCTCTTCCTCGGCGCCTGGATGGCCCGGCGCGCGACGGCCGAGGCGCTGCCGCGCTGGATCCTCTGGCTGGCCCTGCCGCCCACCTTCCTGCTCGGACCACTTGGCCTGCTGGTCTTCCTTGCCCTGCGGCGGGGGGCGCGGTGA
- a CDS encoding Bug family tripartite tricarboxylate transporter substrate binding protein: MIRRRHLALAAAALPLTAPSLSARAQVADWPNRPIRLVSPFPPGGAADLTARIMAEELTGVLRQSVVVENRTGVGGAVGSEFVARATPDGYTWLLASTGPFAITPELVRLNFDPARDLAPVAMVSIVPSIFVVNPAVPANNMAELIALARARPGQLSYASGGNGTAQHLFGEMLKQMAGLDIQHVPYRGGGPALTDTIAGRVQILCDTLPLALPHIREGRVRAVGVTTAQRHPALPDVPTVAESGVPGYEAVGWYGMAAPAGTPEALVTRMNREVNALLEKPSLKERMSAQGSDPLAMTPAAFQARIAEDRARWARVIRDGNIRPD, from the coding sequence ATGATCCGCCGCCGCCACCTTGCCCTTGCCGCCGCCGCCCTGCCCCTCACGGCCCCGTCTCTCTCCGCGCGCGCCCAGGTCGCCGACTGGCCGAACCGGCCGATCCGCCTCGTCTCGCCCTTCCCGCCGGGCGGTGCCGCCGACCTCACCGCCCGCATCATGGCGGAGGAGCTGACCGGCGTGCTGCGCCAGAGCGTGGTGGTGGAGAACCGCACCGGCGTGGGCGGCGCCGTGGGCAGCGAGTTCGTGGCCCGCGCCACGCCCGATGGCTACACTTGGCTCCTGGCCAGCACCGGCCCCTTCGCCATCACGCCCGAGCTGGTGCGGCTGAACTTTGACCCGGCGCGGGACCTGGCTCCCGTGGCGATGGTTTCGATCGTGCCCTCGATCTTCGTGGTGAACCCGGCCGTGCCGGCCAACAACATGGCCGAGCTGATCGCGCTGGCCCGCGCCCGGCCGGGCCAGCTCTCTTACGCCTCGGGCGGCAATGGCACGGCGCAGCACCTGTTCGGCGAGATGCTGAAGCAGATGGCGGGCCTCGACATCCAGCACGTGCCCTATCGCGGCGGCGGGCCGGCGCTGACCGACACCATCGCCGGCCGCGTGCAGATCCTGTGCGACACGCTGCCGCTGGCGCTCCCGCATATCCGCGAGGGGCGGGTGCGCGCGGTCGGTGTCACCACGGCGCAGCGCCACCCCGCCCTGCCCGATGTGCCGACCGTCGCCGAGTCGGGCGTGCCCGGCTACGAGGCGGTGGGCTGGTACGGCATGGCCGCGCCCGCCGGCACGCCAGAGGCGCTGGTCACCCGCATGAACCGCGAGGTGAATGCGCTGCTGGAAAAGCCCTCGCTGAAGGAGCGCATGTCGGCCCAGGGCTCGGACCCGCTGGCGATGACGCCGGCCGCCTTCCAGGCCCGCATCGCCGAGGACCGTGCCCGCTGGGCGCGCGTCATCCGCGACGGCAACATCCGGCCCGACTGA
- a CDS encoding TetR/AcrR family transcriptional regulator — protein MAVTPKPPGRFHHGDLRRALLDALAEALREHPPEALSLRDLARRAGVAHSAAAPHFGDKRGLLTAFATEGYTRLAKAQRAAMEAAPRDAAAQLAASGRGYLGFARASPGHFRLMMRADLVDGANPALCAAQEAAWQPLAEAITAGTPHLDATQRHARMILAWSGVHGFAALTAEKAEAVLAGASGLDAAEAALVEGLVAACLRR, from the coding sequence ATGGCCGTCACTCCCAAGCCGCCCGGGCGCTTCCACCATGGCGATCTGCGCCGCGCCCTGCTCGATGCCCTGGCCGAGGCGCTGCGCGAGCACCCGCCCGAGGCGCTCTCGCTCCGCGATCTGGCGCGTCGCGCGGGCGTGGCGCATAGCGCGGCCGCGCCGCATTTCGGCGACAAGCGCGGCCTGCTGACCGCCTTCGCGACCGAGGGCTATACGCGCCTCGCCAAAGCGCAGCGCGCGGCCATGGAAGCGGCGCCCCGTGATGCGGCGGCGCAACTGGCGGCCTCGGGGCGTGGCTATCTCGGCTTCGCGCGGGCCAGCCCCGGCCATTTCCGCCTGATGATGCGGGCCGATCTGGTGGATGGCGCGAACCCCGCCCTCTGCGCCGCCCAGGAGGCTGCCTGGCAACCCTTGGCCGAGGCCATCACCGCCGGGACGCCGCATCTGGACGCCACGCAGCGGCATGCGCGCATGATCCTCGCCTGGTCGGGCGTGCATGGGTTCGCGGCGCTGACGGCGGAAAAGGCGGAGGCGGTGCTGGCCGGCGCCTCAGGCCTGGATGCGGCCGAAGCGGCGCTGGTGGAGGGCCTGGTCGCCGCCTGCCTCAGGCGGTGA
- a CDS encoding DMT family transporter, producing MRTRFAALPGNLRGAILMSLGGVLFAIEALFIRWMSDRGIPVTTQLFARSIGQLIWVLPLILAGGLAVFRTTRPGMHLLRGGCSAATWGFYFLSFAFLDLTTATVLSFTNVMFTTLLAKPVLGERVDAARWAGTVLGFIGIAVMLRPGTDIPLLGALVALAAALSWCGITLTSRSLSRTESTQTVLAWVGIITSACVAPFAIAFWAPIGMVDVLILAVFGLVTPGIIWLVTEALRAGEASAVAPFQYLRLVVIAAFGWVLFGEVPDGWTWLGALVILSGAVIITISEARRR from the coding sequence ATGAGAACCCGTTTCGCGGCCCTGCCCGGCAATCTCAGGGGTGCGATCCTCATGTCGCTCGGCGGCGTGCTCTTCGCCATTGAGGCGCTGTTCATCCGCTGGATGAGCGACCGCGGCATCCCAGTCACCACCCAGCTCTTCGCGCGCTCCATCGGCCAGCTCATCTGGGTGTTGCCGCTGATCCTCGCTGGTGGCCTGGCCGTGTTCCGCACCACGCGGCCGGGGATGCACCTGCTGCGCGGCGGCTGCTCGGCGGCCACCTGGGGGTTCTACTTCCTCTCCTTCGCCTTCCTGGACCTCACCACCGCCACCGTCCTCTCCTTCACCAACGTCATGTTCACCACCCTGCTGGCGAAGCCCGTGCTGGGCGAACGTGTGGATGCGGCGCGCTGGGCGGGCACGGTGCTGGGCTTCATCGGCATCGCCGTCATGCTGCGGCCCGGCACCGACATCCCGCTGCTCGGCGCGCTGGTCGCATTGGCCGCGGCCCTTTCCTGGTGCGGCATCACGCTGACCTCGCGCAGCCTCTCCCGCACCGAGAGCACGCAGACGGTGCTGGCCTGGGTCGGCATCATCACCAGCGCCTGCGTCGCGCCCTTCGCCATCGCCTTCTGGGCGCCGATCGGGATGGTGGACGTGCTGATCCTCGCTGTCTTCGGCCTGGTCACGCCCGGCATCATCTGGCTGGTGACCGAGGCGCTGCGCGCGGGCGAGGCGAGCGCCGTCGCGCCCTTCCAATACCTGCGCCTCGTCGTCATCGCGGCCTTCGGCTGGGTGCTCTTCGGCGAGGTGCCGGATGGCTGGACCTGGCTCGGCGCGCTGGTCATCCTGAGCGGCGCCGTGATCATCACCATCAGCGAGGCGCGCCGGCGGTGA